From a region of the Flavobacterium branchiarum genome:
- the mscL gene encoding large conductance mechanosensitive channel protein MscL — protein sequence MGMLSEFKEFAMKGNVVDLAVGVIIGGAFGKIVSSFIEDVITPLLLKPALDAAHLSTIEELTAFGGVKYGLFISAVINFLIVAFVLFIIIKGINHAKKKEVAPPAAPAGPTQEELLTQIRDLLKK from the coding sequence ATGGGAATGTTATCTGAATTTAAGGAATTTGCAATGAAGGGCAACGTGGTCGATTTAGCTGTCGGTGTCATAATTGGTGGAGCTTTTGGTAAAATTGTAAGCTCATTTATCGAAGATGTAATTACTCCGTTGCTATTAAAGCCTGCATTAGATGCTGCGCATTTATCGACAATCGAAGAACTAACCGCTTTTGGAGGTGTAAAATATGGTTTGTTTATCTCGGCAGTAATTAACTTTTTAATTGTTGCTTTCGTATTGTTTATTATCATCAAAGGTATAAACCATGCTAAGAAAAAAGAAGTTGCCCCTCCTGCTGCTCCAGCTGGACCAACTCAAGAAGAATTATTGACTCAAATTAGAGATTTATTAAAAAAATAA
- a CDS encoding TonB-dependent receptor has product MKKIIIALILGFSGLINAQNTVSGTVTDLQNQPVPGVSVYVAELHKGTTTDENGKYSLNNLPKGALRIAFTFVGYTTQNKNIEKLLKENTLDILLTQAAFEMDEVIVSTAFSKLQSQNVMKVEHETIKTLQQKGTSTLIEGLATIPGVSQISTGTSIGKPVIRGLSGNRVLVYSQGVRLENQQFGDEHGLGLNDSGVESVEVIKGPASLLYGSDALGGVLYFNPEKFADAGEFKANFNQKYFTNTQGTNSSIGLKTSTENWKFLARGSFNSHSDYKAGDSDRVTNTRYNETDFKTGIGYSNSSFSSVLRYNYNKLDLGIPEEGFGEQTTTKNTEFPRQGVFNHLLSLNNVFFFQNSKLDVDLGYITNDRSEFEDSNDASLRMKLKTFNYNAKYHLPKMGKIETIVGVQGMHQTNKNSGEEFLIPDATTNDFGVFGTANYEWKTNVIQAGLRFDNRKITSIAHGIEGEEGYFQALDKSFDSFNASLGYKTNLADDLTLRLNVASGFRAPNLAELTSNGVHEGTNRYEIGNAALKTEQNVQTDLNLEYKNSHFEFFVNGFYNHVNNYIYTSPTGEVIEDNAVFAYIQDNAKLYGGEIGLHFHPHPLDWLHFETSFETVTGKKQNGDYLPLIPANNWNNTIRTEFNIKNWFQDGFATLNVSSTFNQDNVSGFETASKSYSLVNLGFGGKVKFGKTAFDVNINGNNLFDKKYIAHLSRLKTDGIPNIGRNIVLGVNFNL; this is encoded by the coding sequence ATGAAAAAAATAATAATTGCCCTAATTTTAGGGTTCTCGGGCTTGATTAATGCCCAAAATACAGTTTCAGGAACCGTAACCGATTTACAAAATCAACCCGTTCCTGGAGTTTCGGTTTATGTAGCAGAATTACATAAAGGAACTACAACAGACGAAAACGGAAAGTACAGCTTAAATAATCTTCCAAAAGGAGCGTTGCGTATCGCATTTACGTTTGTAGGTTATACAACTCAGAATAAAAATATCGAAAAATTATTAAAAGAGAATACACTAGATATTTTGCTTACGCAAGCCGCTTTTGAAATGGATGAAGTAATTGTATCAACAGCATTTAGCAAATTACAATCTCAAAATGTAATGAAAGTTGAGCATGAAACGATTAAAACATTACAGCAAAAAGGGACTTCAACATTAATAGAAGGATTGGCAACAATACCAGGAGTTTCTCAAATTTCTACAGGAACTTCTATTGGTAAACCAGTAATTAGAGGATTAAGTGGGAATCGTGTTTTAGTATATTCACAAGGGGTTCGATTAGAAAATCAACAATTTGGAGACGAGCACGGATTAGGCTTAAATGATTCAGGAGTAGAGAGTGTTGAGGTTATAAAAGGACCAGCATCTTTATTATATGGTTCAGATGCTTTGGGAGGTGTATTGTATTTTAACCCTGAAAAATTTGCAGATGCAGGCGAATTTAAAGCAAATTTCAATCAGAAATATTTCACCAATACACAAGGAACTAACTCTTCGATAGGATTAAAAACATCTACAGAAAATTGGAAGTTTTTAGCACGCGGAAGTTTTAATTCGCATTCTGATTATAAAGCTGGCGATAGTGATCGTGTAACAAACACGCGTTACAACGAAACCGATTTTAAAACCGGAATAGGATATAGCAATTCAAGTTTCTCAAGTGTTTTGCGTTACAACTACAATAAGTTGGATTTAGGAATTCCCGAAGAAGGTTTTGGAGAACAAACAACTACCAAGAATACCGAGTTTCCTAGACAAGGAGTTTTTAACCATTTGTTGAGTTTAAACAACGTTTTCTTTTTTCAAAATTCAAAACTAGATGTTGATTTGGGTTATATCACAAATGATAGAAGTGAGTTTGAAGATAGTAATGATGCTTCATTGCGCATGAAATTGAAAACATTTAATTACAATGCAAAATACCATTTGCCTAAAATGGGTAAAATTGAAACTATTGTTGGGGTTCAAGGAATGCACCAAACGAATAAAAATTCGGGGGAAGAATTTTTAATTCCAGATGCTACTACAAATGATTTTGGTGTTTTTGGAACGGCAAATTATGAGTGGAAAACAAATGTGATCCAAGCAGGTTTGCGTTTTGATAACCGAAAGATTACTTCGATTGCTCACGGAATAGAAGGAGAAGAAGGCTATTTTCAGGCATTAGACAAATCGTTTGATAGTTTTAATGCATCGTTGGGTTACAAGACTAATCTTGCCGATGACTTAACCTTGCGTTTAAATGTTGCTTCAGGATTTAGAGCGCCAAACTTGGCTGAGCTAACATCTAACGGAGTTCATGAAGGAACAAATCGTTACGAAATTGGAAACGCAGCCTTGAAAACGGAACAAAACGTACAAACCGATTTGAACTTAGAATATAAAAACAGCCATTTTGAGTTTTTCGTAAATGGATTTTATAACCACGTAAACAATTATATTTATACTTCGCCAACAGGTGAAGTTATTGAAGACAATGCTGTTTTTGCTTATATTCAGGACAATGCCAAATTGTATGGTGGAGAAATAGGATTGCATTTTCATCCACATCCTTTAGATTGGTTGCATTTTGAAACAAGTTTTGAAACGGTTACTGGAAAAAAACAAAATGGAGATTACCTACCATTAATTCCTGCAAACAATTGGAACAATACCATAAGAACAGAGTTTAATATCAAGAACTGGTTTCAAGATGGTTTTGCAACTTTAAATGTGAGTTCAACATTTAATCAGGATAATGTAAGTGGTTTTGAAACAGCATCTAAATCATATTCATTAGTTAATCTAGGTTTTGGAGGAAAAGTGAAATTTGGTAAAACTGCTTTTGATGTGAATATAAACGGAAATAACCTATTCGATAAAAAATACATCGCACACCTATCTCGACTAAAAACAGACGGAATTCCTAATATAGGACGTAACATTGTTTTAGGAGTTAACTTTAATTTGTAA
- a CDS encoding bifunctional UDP-N-acetylmuramoyl-tripeptide:D-alanyl-D-alanine ligase/alanine racemase yields MPINLKNIIQTLHAKWFGGNSDINIDHISIDSRSLQNGPKTLFFALSGPNNNAHDYIPDLIEKGVHNFVVTEIPEKYTQRANYIVVENPLAALQEVAAYYRGLFNFPIIGLTGSNGKTIVKEWLNFLLSPDYNIIRSPKSYNSQVGVPLSVIAINEKHNLGIFEAGISTVAEMDKLEKIIKPTIGLLTNIGSAHDEGFLNLVQKIDEKLLLFKECPVIIYQKNEVVHSCLTQFAAEYMLESRQLFSWSFTDKKADVLVSTKESHNESTAIQYQYENEINDFTIPLQDDASIENAISCLMVLLYLKYDSATIQNRMHLLYPVEMRLEVKTGINNCSIIDDSYSSDFQSLKIALDFLESQHKFKKKTVILSDILQSGFSNDELYTKVAQLIESNKISRVIGIGSTISKFADKFSNCITFPDTAEFIAHYESLDFANETILIKGARTFHFEEIVALLEEKTHETILEINLNAIGHNLNFFKSKINPNTKMMVMVKAYSYGNGGLEIAKLLEHHKVDYLGVAFADEGIVLKNGGIKLPIMVLNPETTTFSAIIQHQLEPEIYSLKGLNAFLKIAKEKKLHHFPIHIKLDTGMHRLGFEANTLDELIATLKGNSTVEVKSILSHLATSDEEKHFDFVLSQIDLFEKLSSKLMTELAINPIRHILNTSGISNFPQAQYNMVRLGIGLYGVSNDPAEQKYLENVSTLKSIISQVRTIPANDSVGYGRKFMAEKETRIATIPIGYADGIARLWGNGVGFVTIKGKKARIVGNVCMDMLMVDVSAIDCKEGDDVVIFGESPTVIEIAQELRTIPYEILTSISQRVKRVFFRQ; encoded by the coding sequence ATGCCTATAAATCTTAAAAATATAATTCAAACGCTTCATGCAAAATGGTTTGGAGGCAACTCCGACATCAACATCGACCATATTTCTATTGATAGTCGTTCTTTACAAAACGGACCTAAAACATTGTTTTTTGCTTTAAGCGGGCCTAACAATAATGCTCACGATTATATTCCTGACTTGATCGAAAAAGGCGTTCATAATTTTGTGGTAACCGAAATTCCTGAAAAATATACCCAAAGGGCTAATTATATAGTTGTCGAAAATCCGCTAGCAGCTTTACAAGAAGTTGCAGCATATTATCGTGGTCTTTTTAATTTTCCTATTATCGGATTGACCGGTAGTAATGGTAAAACGATAGTAAAAGAATGGCTTAATTTCTTGCTAAGTCCCGATTATAATATAATCAGAAGCCCTAAGAGTTACAACTCACAAGTTGGCGTTCCGTTATCGGTTATCGCAATTAACGAAAAACACAATCTGGGTATTTTTGAAGCTGGAATTTCTACCGTTGCTGAAATGGACAAGCTAGAAAAAATTATAAAACCCACTATCGGATTGCTTACCAATATTGGATCAGCACACGATGAAGGCTTTTTAAATCTGGTTCAAAAAATAGACGAAAAACTACTTCTATTTAAAGAATGCCCTGTAATTATTTATCAGAAAAATGAGGTTGTGCATTCTTGCTTGACTCAATTTGCTGCTGAATATATGCTGGAGTCAAGACAGTTATTTTCTTGGAGTTTTACAGATAAAAAAGCTGATGTTTTAGTTTCGACAAAAGAATCTCATAACGAAAGTACCGCAATACAATACCAATATGAGAACGAAATAAACGATTTTACTATTCCGCTTCAAGATGATGCCTCTATAGAAAATGCCATTTCTTGTCTGATGGTTTTATTGTATTTAAAATACGATTCGGCTACAATTCAAAACAGAATGCATTTATTGTATCCTGTAGAAATGCGTTTGGAAGTAAAAACCGGAATCAATAATTGTAGTATCATCGACGATAGTTACAGCTCCGATTTCCAATCCTTAAAAATTGCATTGGATTTCTTGGAAAGCCAACATAAATTCAAAAAGAAAACGGTCATTTTATCTGACATTCTCCAGAGTGGTTTTTCTAATGACGAATTATACACAAAAGTAGCCCAACTTATCGAATCTAATAAAATAAGTCGCGTAATTGGTATTGGCTCTACGATTTCAAAATTTGCCGATAAATTTTCTAATTGCATTACTTTTCCTGATACTGCCGAGTTCATTGCTCACTATGAATCATTAGATTTTGCAAACGAAACCATTCTTATAAAAGGCGCACGCACATTCCATTTTGAAGAAATTGTTGCGCTACTTGAGGAGAAAACGCACGAGACAATTCTTGAGATTAACCTCAACGCAATTGGACATAATCTTAATTTCTTTAAATCCAAAATAAATCCAAACACCAAAATGATGGTGATGGTAAAAGCATATAGCTATGGAAATGGAGGACTTGAAATTGCCAAATTACTCGAACACCACAAAGTAGATTATCTAGGTGTGGCTTTCGCCGATGAAGGAATAGTTCTTAAAAACGGAGGTATAAAATTACCTATTATGGTACTTAATCCCGAAACCACGACTTTTTCGGCTATTATTCAGCACCAATTAGAACCAGAAATTTATAGTTTAAAAGGATTAAATGCCTTTTTAAAAATTGCCAAAGAGAAAAAGTTACATCATTTCCCTATTCATATAAAACTAGATACGGGAATGCATCGATTGGGGTTTGAAGCCAATACACTCGATGAATTAATTGCTACGCTAAAAGGCAATTCAACTGTTGAAGTAAAAAGTATATTATCTCATTTGGCAACTAGCGATGAAGAAAAACATTTTGACTTTGTGCTTTCGCAAATTGATTTATTCGAAAAGCTATCTTCTAAATTAATGACTGAGTTAGCTATTAATCCCATTCGTCATATTTTGAATACTTCAGGAATTAGCAATTTCCCGCAAGCACAATATAATATGGTGCGTTTAGGAATTGGTTTATACGGCGTTTCTAATGATCCAGCTGAACAAAAATACCTAGAGAACGTAAGCACATTAAAATCAATTATATCTCAGGTAAGAACCATTCCTGCTAATGATAGTGTAGGTTATGGACGCAAATTTATGGCAGAAAAAGAAACTCGAATTGCTACAATTCCTATTGGATACGCCGACGGAATTGCCCGACTTTGGGGTAACGGAGTTGGTTTTGTAACCATAAAAGGAAAAAAAGCACGAATTGTTGGAAATGTTTGCATGGACATGCTCATGGTCGATGTAAGTGCTATAGATTGCAAAGAAGGTGACGATGTGGTAATCTTTGGCGAAAGCCCAACTGTAATAGAAATAGCTCAGGAATTACGCACTATTCCTTATGAAATCCTTACCAGTATATCGCAACGTGTGAAACGCGTATTTTTCCGTCAATAA
- a CDS encoding peroxiredoxin family protein has product MIRKRIMLMLFLVYNFSTWAQNITISFEKFPSKKYTLIGYRGTKTDTLTKGHLDKQGNAKLQLPTSVKKYQGVASLVIDDDAKMDMILNNENFSVASIYSYPDTRTSQFNGSEENQFFKNYLLGDEVIIKPNLYATQLKKEMDYLNRILVVASASDSEIENLRSEFLSANMTVFYHSPFWKTMLTYWVTMYNNRIKDDDKLVADALQIMKNIKQEPIVNEFANNLIDICEQYGWEYIKNQLVLHIYNSGIIKAPTRNLAILLKSRGVQIGETPPDFLIDKKTKLSSLFNDTVLLLFYDSTCYKCSNEIKELKTYSGKLEASKIKIVTISLDATQKELEENTKGFSWKYKLNDPNNNLFYPYGVIMTPTYFVIEKGKITGRYAQLEDTGLNK; this is encoded by the coding sequence ATGATAAGGAAAAGAATAATGTTGATGCTATTTTTAGTTTATAATTTTAGTACATGGGCACAGAATATAACTATTTCATTTGAAAAGTTCCCATCAAAAAAATATACTTTAATTGGATATCGTGGAACAAAAACAGATACGCTAACAAAAGGGCATTTAGACAAGCAAGGAAATGCAAAATTACAACTACCAACCTCGGTTAAAAAATATCAAGGTGTGGCATCACTGGTTATAGATGATGATGCAAAAATGGATATGATTCTGAACAATGAAAACTTTTCAGTTGCATCTATTTACAGCTATCCCGATACACGTACGTCTCAATTTAATGGCTCCGAAGAAAATCAGTTTTTTAAAAATTATCTTTTAGGAGATGAAGTAATTATTAAACCTAATTTATATGCCACGCAATTGAAGAAGGAAATGGATTATCTCAATCGGATTTTAGTAGTAGCAAGCGCTTCAGATTCGGAAATTGAAAATCTACGCTCAGAGTTTTTAAGTGCAAATATGACTGTGTTTTATCATTCTCCGTTTTGGAAAACAATGCTTACTTACTGGGTAACCATGTACAACAACCGAATAAAAGATGATGATAAGTTAGTCGCAGATGCACTACAAATCATGAAAAACATAAAGCAAGAACCAATAGTAAACGAGTTTGCAAACAACTTGATTGATATTTGTGAGCAATACGGTTGGGAGTATATAAAAAATCAATTAGTCCTACACATTTATAACTCGGGAATAATCAAAGCTCCCACACGTAATCTAGCTATCCTTTTAAAAAGCAGAGGCGTGCAAATAGGAGAAACGCCACCTGATTTTTTAATAGATAAAAAAACAAAACTGAGTTCCTTATTTAACGATACGGTTCTATTGCTTTTTTACGACAGTACGTGCTATAAATGCAGTAATGAAATAAAAGAATTGAAAACCTATTCAGGAAAACTTGAAGCAAGTAAGATAAAAATAGTAACTATTTCACTAGACGCCACCCAAAAAGAATTAGAGGAAAATACTAAGGGTTTTTCATGGAAATACAAACTAAACGACCCAAATAACAATCTTTTTTACCCGTATGGAGTAATCATGACACCAACCTATTTTGTAATAGAAAAAGGAAAAATAACAGGCAGATACGCTCAATTGGAAGACACAGGATTGAATAAATAA
- a CDS encoding aspartate-semialdehyde dehydrogenase — protein MRIAIVGATGMVGEVMLKVLAERNFPVSELILVASEKSVGKQIEYKGTNYTVVGLQTAVDMKADIAIFSAGGETSLEWAPKFAAAGTTVIDNSSAWRMDPTKKLIVPEINASTLTKEDKIIANPNCSTIQMVLTLAPLHKKYNIKRVVVSTYQSITGTGVKAVKQLENEYAGVKGEMVYKYPIHRNAIPHCDSFEENGYTKEEMKLVRETQKILGDKTIAVTATAVRVPVVGGHSEAVNVEFTNDFDVNEVREILHHTDGIVVQDNLDTFTYPMPLYAEGKNDVFVGRIRRDESQPNTLNMWIVADNLRKGAATNTIQIAEYLAAAKLV, from the coding sequence ATGAGAATAGCAATTGTAGGCGCTACCGGAATGGTTGGCGAAGTAATGCTAAAAGTATTGGCAGAAAGAAATTTCCCAGTTTCTGAATTAATTTTGGTTGCATCTGAAAAATCAGTTGGAAAACAAATCGAATATAAAGGAACAAATTATACCGTAGTTGGCTTGCAAACTGCAGTTGACATGAAAGCTGACATTGCAATATTCTCTGCAGGTGGCGAGACATCATTAGAATGGGCTCCAAAATTTGCAGCAGCTGGAACAACAGTTATTGATAATTCATCGGCGTGGAGAATGGATCCAACCAAAAAATTAATCGTTCCCGAAATTAATGCTTCTACCCTAACTAAAGAAGATAAAATTATAGCAAACCCAAACTGCTCGACTATTCAAATGGTCTTGACTTTGGCTCCATTACACAAAAAATACAACATTAAAAGAGTTGTTGTTTCTACTTACCAATCTATTACTGGAACGGGTGTAAAAGCAGTAAAACAACTTGAAAACGAATATGCTGGTGTAAAAGGTGAAATGGTTTACAAATACCCTATTCACAGAAATGCAATTCCTCATTGTGATAGCTTTGAAGAAAATGGATACACTAAAGAAGAAATGAAACTGGTTCGCGAAACTCAAAAAATCCTTGGTGATAAAACTATTGCTGTTACTGCAACTGCCGTTCGTGTACCTGTTGTTGGTGGACATAGCGAGGCTGTAAATGTTGAGTTTACAAATGATTTTGATGTTAATGAAGTTCGTGAAATTTTACATCATACAGACGGTATCGTTGTTCAAGACAACCTTGACACTTTTACATACCCAATGCCTCTTTATGCTGAAGGCAAAAACGATGTTTTTGTAGGTCGTATTCGTCGTGACGAAAGTCAACCAAACACTTTAAACATGTGGATTGTTGCCGATAACTTAAGAAAAGGTGCCGCAACAAATACAATTCAAATTGCTGAATATTTAGCAGCTGCAAAATTGGTATAA
- a CDS encoding DUF4265 domain-containing protein, translating to MAEEQDKYVKIVFKFFSKILNEPAVETLWATTINEENGLYKLDNIPFYAPVSFEDVVFATFDEDEQKLVYKQTIEHSGNSTIQVIVLDKTTPIDDLRELFTELGCESEKFNKDYFVIQIPSTLKYDAIRQKLIELEEAKIINYAEPDLSDNHWY from the coding sequence ATGGCAGAAGAACAAGACAAATATGTCAAAATAGTTTTTAAATTTTTCAGTAAGATTCTTAACGAACCTGCTGTAGAAACATTATGGGCAACAACTATTAATGAAGAAAATGGATTGTACAAACTGGATAATATTCCGTTTTATGCTCCTGTTTCTTTTGAAGATGTAGTATTTGCAACATTTGACGAAGACGAACAAAAATTGGTTTACAAACAAACTATTGAACATTCTGGAAACTCAACAATTCAGGTTATCGTTTTAGACAAAACTACACCTATAGATGATTTACGTGAACTATTTACGGAGCTTGGTTGCGAGTCAGAAAAATTCAATAAAGACTATTTTGTGATACAGATTCCATCAACACTAAAATACGATGCAATCCGACAAAAATTAATTGAATTAGAAGAAGCAAAAATTATAAATTACGCAGAACCTGATTTATCTGATAATCACTGGTATTAA
- a CDS encoding tetratricopeptide repeat protein: protein MSRKTNQKTIHISTTMKKNISILLFLFFLSNTIVFAQTYTKQQIDSLVSLGEKHIYNMDIKTKPLALEIIEQSRKAQYIRGIIDGYQLIIAYYCFLGEFKTAQEYIAIAEKELPEEKDSPSFIDIIRLKGDCYNRTGLFQRARKEFNRCLTIADKIQDKNIKHGIKANVYNSIAMTISKQDKTNDSLFYYYRKCISEFQQRTGQEEGKNRAIAQANINISTSFIQIKKYDSAAYYVQRALKILHKNDTSILKLNAYKNLGDIHLGKRRYDSAIYYYESILKKTEAANQSYILSNVYSKLSNIYSVLNDDKKSKAYQDQYITINKKISKLEEEALEASIESMGQKNKAELETSRTIFNIIIGFMILTFGTIAYHFIKKFRKVKADKKKKGELLYEKEEELERLTDSNKPTLQEVLQLAINKDPSFNTKFQELEPDFYDKLNQKANSALNYNDLIFCAMIRLGFITKEIAQNLNSTVGAVETRKYRLRKKLNLASSDEDLTIWMMNL, encoded by the coding sequence ATGAGTAGAAAAACAAACCAGAAAACAATCCATATTAGTACTACAATGAAAAAGAATATTTCAATACTATTATTTTTATTCTTTCTGTCCAATACCATCGTTTTCGCCCAAACATATACTAAACAGCAGATAGATAGTTTGGTCAGCCTAGGTGAGAAACATATTTATAATATGGATATCAAAACAAAACCGCTGGCTTTGGAGATTATAGAGCAATCTAGAAAAGCTCAATATATTCGTGGAATTATTGATGGTTACCAATTGATAATTGCCTATTATTGTTTTTTAGGAGAGTTTAAAACGGCACAAGAATATATCGCTATTGCAGAAAAAGAGTTACCCGAAGAAAAAGATAGCCCCTCATTTATTGACATAATACGCCTAAAAGGAGATTGTTATAATAGAACAGGACTTTTTCAAAGAGCGCGAAAAGAATTCAATAGATGTCTTACTATAGCAGATAAAATACAGGATAAAAATATTAAACACGGTATCAAAGCAAATGTTTATAATTCTATTGCAATGACCATAAGCAAACAAGACAAAACAAATGATTCCTTATTTTACTATTACAGAAAGTGCATTTCTGAGTTTCAGCAAAGAACCGGTCAAGAAGAAGGAAAAAATAGAGCAATAGCACAAGCTAATATAAATATCAGTACTTCTTTCATACAGATTAAGAAATATGATTCTGCGGCTTATTACGTTCAAAGAGCACTTAAAATACTACATAAAAACGACACCTCCATTCTCAAATTAAATGCTTATAAAAATTTAGGAGACATTCATTTAGGCAAAAGAAGGTATGACTCTGCAATTTATTACTATGAATCAATATTAAAAAAAACCGAAGCAGCCAACCAATCCTATATTTTAAGTAATGTATACTCTAAGCTATCAAATATTTATTCAGTTCTCAATGACGACAAAAAATCTAAAGCATATCAAGATCAATACATAACCATAAACAAAAAGATTAGCAAATTAGAAGAAGAAGCCCTAGAAGCCTCTATAGAGAGCATGGGGCAAAAAAACAAGGCTGAACTTGAAACTTCTCGAACCATTTTTAATATTATTATTGGTTTTATGATACTTACTTTCGGTACTATAGCGTACCATTTTATTAAAAAATTTAGAAAAGTAAAAGCAGATAAAAAAAAGAAGGGAGAACTACTTTATGAGAAGGAAGAAGAACTAGAACGTTTAACTGATTCTAACAAACCTACTTTACAAGAAGTATTACAATTAGCTATCAATAAAGACCCCTCTTTTAATACTAAATTTCAGGAACTAGAACCAGACTTTTACGACAAATTAAATCAAAAAGCCAATTCTGCTCTTAACTATAATGATTTAATATTTTGCGCTATGATACGTCTAGGATTCATAACAAAAGAAATAGCTCAAAATCTAAATTCTACAGTAGGTGCTGTTGAAACTCGAAAGTATAGATTAAGAAAAAAATTGAATCTTGCTTCTTCAGATGAGGATCTTACAATCTGGATGATGAATCTTTAA
- a CDS encoding porin family protein, with protein sequence MVYIKMQKSLLLLEQSLKPKSNMRLFFSCLFLISFLNVFSQEEKAPATEAPKVKIDSLYREDQFYFAVTYNALNNAPEGLSQKKFSAGINFGFLRDMPINKNRNVAIATGLGFSYKNYFQNIAITGTKDAPIYNVINYSNVNSNKFTQYLVEVPLEFRWRTSTFESYKFWRIYGGIKFSYVLFDQSVYKDSEQKVTIKNNSDFEKFQYGVYMSAGFNTWNVYAYYGLKPLFKSAKAGTEDIDMRTMNIGVIFYIL encoded by the coding sequence ATGGTTTATATCAAAATGCAAAAATCACTCCTACTCTTGGAACAATCATTAAAACCAAAATCCAACATGCGATTATTTTTTAGTTGTTTATTTTTAATATCGTTTCTAAATGTTTTTTCTCAAGAAGAGAAAGCACCTGCTACCGAAGCGCCAAAAGTAAAAATTGATTCTCTGTACCGAGAAGATCAGTTTTATTTTGCTGTTACTTATAATGCATTGAACAATGCTCCTGAGGGATTATCACAGAAGAAGTTTTCTGCGGGAATAAACTTTGGTTTCCTGAGAGATATGCCTATTAACAAAAACCGAAACGTTGCCATTGCTACTGGTTTAGGTTTCAGTTACAAAAATTACTTTCAGAATATTGCTATTACTGGAACAAAGGATGCTCCTATATACAATGTGATAAATTACTCTAATGTAAACTCGAACAAATTCACTCAATATTTAGTAGAAGTTCCTCTTGAATTTAGATGGCGAACTTCGACTTTCGAAAGCTATAAATTTTGGAGAATATATGGTGGAATAAAATTCAGTTATGTTCTTTTTGACCAATCTGTTTACAAAGACTCCGAACAAAAAGTAACCATTAAGAACAATTCCGATTTCGAAAAGTTTCAATATGGCGTATATATGTCTGCAGGATTCAATACTTGGAATGTCTATGCTTATTATGGTTTAAAACCTTTATTTAAATCAGCAAAAGCAGGCACTGAGGATATCGATATGAGAACAATGAATATTGGTGTTATCTTCTATATTCTATAG
- a CDS encoding SMI1/KNR4 family protein: MNFENYKVIPNYNTHRTDLFLADDEDIQACEQTLNITFDNNYKEYVLTYGSGILGGTYVRIYLPETIVLTITEWKKRINEYWFWDEGADVLTKEQVLDSVRIGDTFDGDEIILYKKEYYVLPRNSEKIYKIGKTLEEAINWLCSSGILTEPFSEREFEPFDPKQWADKL; the protein is encoded by the coding sequence ATGAACTTCGAAAACTATAAGGTAATTCCAAATTACAACACGCACAGAACCGACTTATTTCTTGCTGATGATGAAGACATTCAGGCTTGCGAGCAAACACTAAACATAACTTTTGACAACAATTACAAAGAATATGTTTTAACGTATGGAAGCGGCATTCTTGGCGGAACCTACGTAAGAATCTATCTTCCTGAAACTATAGTACTAACTATTACTGAATGGAAAAAGAGAATTAATGAATATTGGTTTTGGGATGAAGGCGCAGACGTTTTAACAAAAGAACAAGTTTTAGACTCCGTTAGAATCGGAGATACATTTGATGGAGATGAAATCATTCTTTACAAAAAGGAATATTACGTTTTACCACGAAATAGCGAAAAGATATACAAAATTGGTAAAACACTCGAAGAAGCTATAAACTGGTTGTGTTCATCAGGAATTTTAACTGAGCCTTTCTCAGAACGAGAATTTGAACCTTTTGACCCAAAACAATGGGCCGATAAATTATAA